In Rahnella variigena, one DNA window encodes the following:
- the rpsK gene encoding 30S ribosomal protein S11 — protein MAKAPVRTRKRVRKQVSDGVAHIHASFNNTIVTITDRQGNALGWATAGGSGFRGSRKSTPFAAQVAAERCADAVKEYGIKNLEVMVKGPGPGRESTIRALNAAGFRITNITDVTPIPHNGCRPPKKRRV, from the coding sequence ATGGCAAAGGCACCTGTTCGTACACGTAAACGTGTAAGAAAACAAGTCTCTGACGGCGTGGCTCATATCCATGCTTCTTTCAACAACACCATTGTTACCATTACCGATCGTCAGGGTAATGCTTTGGGTTGGGCAACAGCTGGTGGTTCCGGTTTCCGTGGTTCTCGTAAATCCACTCCGTTCGCAGCTCAGGTTGCAGCAGAGCGCTGCGCTGACGCAGTGAAAGAATACGGTATCAAGAATCTGGAAGTTATGGTTAAAGGACCTGGTCCTGGTCGTGAGTCTACTATCCGCGCATTAAACGCGGCTGGTTTCCGCATCACTAATATTACTGATGTGACTCCTATCCCTCATAACGGTTGTCGTCCGCCGAAAAAGCGTCGCGTATAA
- a CDS encoding DNA-directed RNA polymerase subunit alpha — protein MQGSVTEFLKPRLVDIEQVSSTHAKVTLEPLERGFGHTLGNALRRILLSSMPGCAVTEVEIDGVLHEYSTKEGVQEDILEILLNLKGLAVRVQGKDEVILTLNKSGIGPVTAADITHDGDVEIVKPQHVICHLTDENAAISMRIKVQRGRGYVPASARIHSEEDERPIGRLLVDACYSPVERIAYNVEAARVEQRTDLDKLVIEMETNGTIDPEEAIRRAATILAEQLEAFVDLRDVRQPEVKEEKPEFDPILLRPVDDLELTVRSANCLKAEAIHYIGDLVQRTEVELLKTPNLGKKSLTEIKDVLASRGLSLGMRLENWPPASIADE, from the coding sequence ATGCAGGGTTCTGTGACAGAGTTTCTAAAACCGCGCCTGGTAGATATCGAGCAAGTCAGTTCGACGCACGCCAAGGTGACCCTTGAGCCTTTAGAACGTGGCTTTGGCCATACTTTAGGCAACGCACTGCGCCGTATTCTGCTTTCATCCATGCCGGGTTGCGCGGTGACCGAGGTTGAGATTGATGGTGTACTGCATGAGTACAGCACCAAAGAAGGCGTACAGGAAGATATCCTGGAGATCCTGCTCAACCTGAAAGGGCTGGCGGTGAGAGTTCAAGGTAAAGATGAAGTTATTCTTACCCTGAATAAGTCTGGCATTGGCCCTGTGACTGCAGCCGACATTACCCATGATGGTGATGTCGAAATCGTCAAGCCGCAACACGTCATCTGCCACCTGACCGATGAGAACGCTGCTATCAGCATGCGTATCAAAGTTCAGCGCGGTCGTGGTTATGTGCCGGCGTCTGCCCGAATTCATTCGGAAGAAGATGAGCGCCCAATTGGTCGTCTGTTAGTAGACGCATGCTACAGCCCTGTAGAGCGAATTGCCTACAATGTTGAAGCAGCGCGTGTAGAACAGCGTACTGATTTGGACAAGCTGGTTATCGAAATGGAAACCAACGGTACGATCGATCCTGAAGAGGCGATCCGTCGTGCGGCAACCATTCTTGCTGAACAACTTGAAGCTTTCGTTGATTTACGTGATGTACGTCAACCGGAAGTCAAAGAAGAGAAGCCGGAATTCGATCCAATCCTGCTGCGCCCTGTTGACGATCTGGAATTGACTGTCCGCTCTGCTAACTGCCTTAAGGCAGAAGCAATCCACTACATCGGTGATCTGGTACAGCGTACCGAGGTTGAGTTACTTAAAACACCTAACCTGGGTAAAAAATCTCTTACTGAGATCAAAGACGTACTTGCGTCCCGTGGTTTGTCTCTGGGCATGCGCCTGGAAAACTGGCCACCAGCAAGTATTGCTGACGAGTAA
- the rpsM gene encoding 30S ribosomal protein S13, giving the protein MARIAGINIPDQKHTVIALTSIYGIGKTRSQSICAASGIAENVKISELSEEQIEKLRDEVAKFIVEGDLRREVTLSIKRLMDLGTYRGLRHRRGLPVRGQRTKTNARTRKGPRKPIKK; this is encoded by the coding sequence GTGGCCCGTATAGCAGGCATTAACATTCCTGATCAGAAACATACCGTGATCGCATTAACTTCGATCTACGGCATCGGTAAAACCCGCTCACAGTCTATCTGTGCTGCATCCGGTATTGCTGAAAATGTTAAGATCAGTGAGCTGTCTGAAGAGCAAATCGAAAAACTGCGTGACGAAGTTGCCAAGTTCATTGTTGAAGGTGATCTGCGTCGTGAAGTCACCCTGAGCATCAAGCGTCTTATGGACCTTGGGACTTATCGTGGTTTGCGTCATCGTCGTGGTCTTCCAGTACGCGGTCAGCGTACCAAGACTAACGCACGTACCCGTAAGGGTCCGCGTAAACCGATCAAGAAATAA
- the rpmJ gene encoding 50S ribosomal protein L36, whose product MKVRASVKKLCRNCKIVKRNGVVRVICSAEPKHKQRQG is encoded by the coding sequence ATGAAAGTTCGTGCTTCCGTCAAGAAATTATGTCGTAACTGCAAAATTGTTAAGCGTAACGGTGTCGTTCGCGTAATCTGCAGTGCAGAACCGAAGCATAAACAGCGTCAAGGCTGA
- the rpsD gene encoding 30S ribosomal protein S4, with protein sequence MARYLGPKLKLSRREGTDLFLKSGVRAIDTKCKIEQAPGQHGARKPRLSDYGVQLREKQKVRRTYGVLERQFRNYYKEAARLKGNTGENLLQLLEGRLDNVVYRMGFGATRAESRQLVSHKAIIVNGRVVNIASYQVSPNDVVSIREKAKKQSRVKAALELAEQREKPTWLEVDAAKMEGVFKRMPERTDLSSDINEHLIVELYSK encoded by the coding sequence ATGGCAAGATATTTGGGTCCTAAGCTCAAGCTTAGCCGTCGTGAGGGCACAGATTTATTCCTTAAATCTGGCGTTCGCGCGATCGATACCAAGTGTAAAATTGAACAAGCTCCTGGTCAGCATGGTGCGCGTAAACCGCGTCTGTCTGACTATGGTGTGCAGTTACGTGAAAAGCAAAAAGTTCGCCGTACTTACGGTGTTCTGGAGCGCCAGTTCCGTAACTATTACAAAGAAGCAGCACGCCTGAAAGGCAACACCGGTGAAAACCTGTTGCAACTGCTTGAAGGTCGTTTGGACAACGTCGTTTATCGTATGGGCTTCGGCGCTACTCGTGCGGAATCGCGCCAGTTAGTTAGCCACAAAGCTATCATCGTAAACGGTCGCGTTGTTAACATCGCTTCTTATCAGGTATCTCCGAATGACGTTGTCAGCATCCGTGAGAAAGCTAAAAAGCAATCTCGCGTGAAGGCCGCTTTGGAGTTGGCTGAACAGCGTGAAAAGCCGACTTGGCTTGAAGTTGATGCTGCTAAGATGGAAGGTGTGTTCAAGCGTATGCCTGAACGTACTGATCTGTCTTCCGACATTAACGAACACCTGATCGTCGAGCTTTACTCCAAGTAA